In one Watersipora subatra chromosome 6, tzWatSuba1.1, whole genome shotgun sequence genomic region, the following are encoded:
- the LOC137398529 gene encoding uncharacterized protein encodes MRGAPFLLICLTLASSLAGFATSKDATAVIDDKVPTIGDRELPSTAGAAPVAANASFSTTGVAKSTPKYAEKQEMAESPRALIQRPTSKPGNSFSKWNQYLSSRSSGAFISLSVLSMLLIFFVIVVVRHRKRERKAISYAKSVNDLALPATSQSSHIQAEVSNGSIGYASVENGSSSASKDVLPNEMEGVAGPSHAYKNPADQYQDVEMQMLDDDDIPYADSSS; translated from the exons ATGCGTGGAGCTCCCTTTCTCCTCATATGCCTTACTCTTGCATCTTCGTTGGCAG GTTTCGCAACCAGTAAAGACGCTACTGCAGTCATAGATGACAAGGTTCCTACTATAGGTGATCGTGAACTGCCCTCCACTGCTG GTGCAGCTCCTGTGGCGGCTAATGCTAGTTTTTCAACTACCGGAGTTGCTAAATCTACTCCAAAATATG CTGAGAAGCAGGAAATGGCTGAATCTCCAAGGGCTCTTATCCAGCGACCAACATCCAAGCCAGGAAACTCTTTTAGCAAGTGGAACCAGTACCTCTCTTCTCGCTCATCTGGAG CTTTCATCTCCCTGTCCGTCCTCTCTATGCTGCTTATCTTCTTCGTAATCGTTGTCGTGCGACACCGTAAAAGGGAGAGAAAGGCTATCAGCTATGCAAAGTCAGTCAATGACCTGGCATTACCCGCAACTTCCCAGTCTTCCCATATCCAAGCCGAAGTTTCTAATGGTTCTATTGGCTATGCAAGCGTAGAAAATGGGTCAAGCTCCGCTTCAAAAGACGTTCTGCCTAATGAGATGGAGGGTGTAGCCGGTCCATCTCACGCATACAAAAACCCCGCAGATCAATATCAAGATGTGGAAATGCAAATGCTGGACGACGATGACATACCATATGCTGATTCTAGCTCGTAG